A genomic region of Denitromonas sp. contains the following coding sequences:
- the parM gene encoding ParM/StbA family protein yields the protein MSKPIYVGVDDGHYAIKVVTESGGMFTIPSRARSGRHLISWQEQEENGGFYQTEEGGAYTVNEHLQNYEDTRFKEYPKSALNRVLVHHALRQAGFGGKNVVIATGLPVSYYYLANGRKDDALIAAKVANLTRAVTCGTKPVANIVRNMVATEAIAAYFDQLMDMEGNPTPQFDSLGEAVVGVIDIGGKTTDCAVVYPGGEQVDADRSGSSDTGVLLLNDAVESRLRSLFDLDNVPPRMVEAAISKGVVKIAGEEKDVRDTVSAEKERLAEQIMSGVRTKIGTGKDLDFVLFVGGGAIVMRDQLSRHFPHCRFPERPEFANARGMFKIAKYVFGGEE from the coding sequence ATGAGCAAGCCGATCTACGTGGGCGTCGATGACGGCCACTACGCAATCAAAGTCGTCACCGAGTCCGGTGGCATGTTCACGATCCCGTCGCGTGCTCGCAGCGGACGGCATCTGATCTCGTGGCAGGAGCAGGAAGAAAACGGTGGTTTCTACCAGACCGAGGAAGGCGGTGCCTACACGGTCAATGAGCACCTGCAAAATTACGAGGACACCCGCTTCAAGGAATACCCGAAGTCGGCACTCAACCGGGTTCTGGTGCATCACGCGCTGCGCCAAGCCGGTTTCGGCGGCAAGAATGTCGTGATCGCGACGGGCCTGCCCGTTTCCTACTACTACCTTGCGAATGGCCGCAAGGATGACGCGCTGATCGCCGCCAAAGTGGCGAATCTCACGAGGGCGGTTACGTGCGGCACCAAGCCGGTCGCCAACATCGTGCGCAACATGGTGGCAACCGAGGCAATCGCCGCGTACTTCGATCAACTGATGGACATGGAGGGCAACCCCACGCCGCAGTTCGACTCGCTGGGCGAGGCGGTCGTCGGCGTGATCGACATCGGTGGCAAGACCACCGACTGCGCAGTGGTGTATCCCGGTGGTGAGCAGGTAGATGCGGATCGCTCCGGGTCGAGCGATACCGGCGTCCTGTTGCTCAATGACGCTGTTGAATCGCGCCTGCGCTCGCTGTTCGACCTCGACAACGTGCCCCCTCGCATGGTCGAGGCTGCCATCAGCAAGGGCGTCGTCAAGATCGCGGGTGAAGAAAAGGATGTCCGCGATACCGTGTCCGCCGAGAAGGAGCGCCTTGCCGAGCAGATCATGTCGGGTGTTCGCACCAAGATCGGCACCGGCAAGGATTTGGACTTCGTGCTGTTCGTCGGCGGCGGTGCCATCGTGATGCGCGACCAGCTTTCGCGTCATTTCCCGCATTGCCGCTTCCCGGAGCGTCCCGAGTTCGCCAATGCGCGAGGCATGTTCAAGATCGCCAAGTACGTCTTCGGCGGCGAGGAATAA
- a CDS encoding DotH/IcmK family type IV secretion protein encodes MFQRKTLIASVLLGVIASSAFAAEQQQGQQQPRSGLGQQVAEPPPQVVYPRPTEVVEGVIGDIEDLQLTPEQFDRLKRIYLERERQKAIPYVSPAKPITRTMFVSLDPGVSPPALRLTRGQQTSIVFSDVSGQPWFIENVSMNRQLFSDGRQGQQGAAQQQPTNVLTIEPLAPAAYGNVTVTLRGLSTPVIFVLTSAQQEVDMRVDAKVPGRNPDAIDTVAVSTLPSIDSALSYFLDGVPPKEARRLKVTGLEGTEAWLYRDNLYVRAKADAQYPAYMSAARSTSGVSVYRYAGLHSSVTFTTGGQAVTVFIE; translated from the coding sequence ATGTTCCAAAGAAAAACATTGATCGCATCTGTGCTGCTCGGCGTGATCGCATCTTCTGCCTTCGCGGCTGAGCAGCAACAGGGACAGCAGCAACCGCGAAGCGGACTCGGCCAACAAGTCGCCGAGCCGCCGCCTCAAGTTGTGTACCCGCGCCCGACCGAAGTGGTCGAGGGCGTGATTGGAGACATCGAAGACCTGCAACTGACGCCGGAGCAGTTCGACCGGCTCAAGCGCATTTACCTCGAACGCGAACGCCAGAAGGCGATTCCGTATGTCTCTCCGGCCAAGCCGATCACTCGCACGATGTTCGTAAGTCTCGATCCCGGTGTCAGCCCTCCGGCTCTGCGACTGACCCGAGGCCAGCAGACCTCCATCGTCTTCTCCGATGTATCCGGCCAGCCGTGGTTCATCGAGAACGTGTCGATGAACCGGCAGCTTTTCAGCGACGGTCGTCAGGGTCAGCAGGGTGCTGCGCAGCAGCAGCCCACGAATGTACTCACCATCGAGCCGTTGGCCCCAGCCGCCTACGGCAACGTCACGGTGACACTGCGCGGTCTGTCCACTCCGGTGATCTTCGTGCTCACCAGCGCACAGCAGGAAGTGGATATGCGCGTCGATGCGAAGGTGCCGGGCCGCAATCCCGACGCCATCGACACCGTAGCGGTGAGCACTCTCCCGTCCATCGACAGCGCCCTGAGTTACTTCCTTGACGGCGTGCCGCCGAAGGAAGCGCGGCGCTTGAAGGTCACGGGGCTTGAAGGCACCGAAGCATGGCTGTACCGCGACAACCTGTATGTCCGCGCCAAGGCCGATGCGCAATATCCGGCCTACATGTCTGCCGCTCGCAGCACGTCCGGGGTTTCGGTGTATCGCTATGCGGGACTGCATAGCAGCGTCACATTCACCACGGGCGGTCAGGCCGTCACCGTGTTCATCGAGTAA
- a CDS encoding DotD/TraH family lipoprotein (Members of this family include DotD of type IVB secretion systems and TraH of plasmid conjugative plasmid systems, both lipoproteins.): MKGKAKMGSITKKGLVLALAAVALAGCATSPVPTTKDTEAFASRLIADKVAVAADAQREYVALVNEDKSVLSRKQAAMETDEVDVDYIGKPQELLQTFAYRYGYRYIESGKRVDLRTINVRVQKTPPIEVLRNIGYQVDAAADVVLDKNAKTLRLIYKNLPANKG, translated from the coding sequence ATGAAAGGTAAAGCAAAGATGGGTTCGATCACGAAGAAAGGTCTTGTGCTGGCTCTGGCTGCGGTAGCTCTTGCGGGCTGCGCGACCTCGCCGGTTCCGACCACCAAGGACACGGAGGCGTTTGCCAGTCGGCTGATCGCGGACAAGGTGGCGGTGGCCGCTGATGCCCAGCGCGAATACGTCGCACTGGTCAACGAAGACAAGTCGGTGCTCTCCCGTAAGCAGGCGGCGATGGAGACGGACGAAGTGGATGTCGATTACATCGGCAAGCCGCAGGAACTGTTGCAGACCTTCGCCTACCGCTACGGCTATCGCTACATCGAGAGCGGCAAGCGGGTCGATCTGCGCACCATCAACGTGCGGGTGCAGAAGACGCCGCCCATCGAGGTGCTGCGCAATATTGGCTATCAGGTGGATGCGGCTGCGGATGTCGTGCTCGACAAGAATGCCAAGACCCTGCGCCTGATCTACAAGAACCTGCCTGCCAACAAGGGGTAA
- the icmT gene encoding IcmT/TraK family protein, which produces MATGRYHWSNCAPPARFFKINAAASLPWLGVILHPSWMTFYVALVVTAILLYVEIVKKMSVTAFMRAINVWLTGRVKSTKNLIKELAR; this is translated from the coding sequence ATGGCAACGGGTCGATACCACTGGAGCAACTGCGCCCCTCCGGCGCGGTTCTTCAAGATCAATGCGGCGGCGAGCTTGCCGTGGCTGGGCGTCATCCTGCATCCGAGTTGGATGACCTTCTATGTCGCCTTGGTGGTGACGGCCATTCTTCTGTACGTCGAGATCGTCAAGAAGATGTCCGTCACGGCCTTCATGCGAGCGATCAATGTCTGGCTGACGGGTCGCGTGAAGTCCACGAAGAATCTCATCAAAGAACTCGCCAGATAA
- a CDS encoding site-specific integrase, with amino-acid sequence MATTRIDGARASDSLIERINTEDGVGEGLAQRTREDYARKMGMIANQIEKAGRGALTPASLVSHLQELVAKKRVAQSTARSLKAAAIFWIAEEAQNVLAQGGNLSEYEAAYKTIRELPTRELPTRTEKTSSTKLKFFPKATLESLSEYAANTPQAKHAGTLVAFLRANLLVGLRPAEWFGAEFMNYLHREKEGHYSRTGAGRVQSTIALRVENAKTTHGRGNGDHREILLHGISDSDLAALMHFREIAQSFASKFAADTPRSAIAKAFFKPLQQTMTHALKRMGHPKNQLPTTYSTRHQAVANAKHSGLSDREIAAMFGHSSTATAKSHYGKKLSGWMKVSFRPSPESVAAVPERNANRDLATPGQRLLDAAAEWNRNSNGQNPSELR; translated from the coding sequence ATGGCAACAACACGAATCGACGGCGCTCGCGCCTCGGACTCACTGATCGAACGCATCAACACCGAAGATGGTGTCGGCGAAGGATTGGCCCAGCGCACGCGAGAAGACTACGCCCGCAAGATGGGGATGATCGCGAACCAGATCGAGAAGGCTGGACGGGGCGCTCTAACCCCGGCCAGCCTTGTTTCTCACCTGCAAGAGCTTGTCGCCAAGAAGCGAGTAGCCCAGTCAACCGCCCGTTCCTTGAAGGCGGCTGCGATCTTCTGGATCGCAGAGGAAGCGCAGAACGTACTCGCTCAGGGCGGAAACCTGAGCGAGTACGAAGCTGCTTACAAGACGATCCGGGAACTGCCGACCCGAGAGCTACCAACGCGAACCGAGAAAACATCAAGCACCAAGCTCAAGTTCTTCCCGAAGGCGACGCTGGAAAGCCTCTCGGAGTACGCGGCAAACACCCCGCAGGCCAAGCACGCCGGGACACTGGTCGCCTTTCTCCGCGCCAACCTGCTTGTAGGCTTGCGCCCGGCAGAGTGGTTCGGGGCGGAATTCATGAACTACTTGCACCGCGAGAAGGAGGGGCACTACAGCCGAACGGGTGCGGGGAGAGTGCAATCAACCATCGCATTGCGCGTCGAGAACGCAAAGACAACCCACGGACGCGGCAACGGCGATCACCGGGAAATCCTCCTGCATGGGATCAGCGACAGTGATTTGGCAGCACTGATGCACTTCCGCGAGATCGCGCAGAGCTTCGCATCGAAGTTCGCGGCTGACACACCACGAAGCGCCATCGCCAAGGCGTTCTTCAAGCCCTTGCAGCAGACGATGACCCACGCACTGAAACGGATGGGGCACCCAAAGAATCAACTGCCGACAACCTACAGCACGCGACACCAAGCAGTCGCCAATGCGAAGCACTCGGGCCTGTCCGACCGGGAGATCGCCGCCATGTTCGGGCACAGCAGCACGGCCACCGCGAAGAGTCATTACGGAAAAAAACTGAGCGGGTGGATGAAGGTGTCGTTTCGCCCATCCCCCGAGTCGGTTGCAGCAGTACCTGAAAGGAACGCGAACCGCGATCTTGCAACCCCCGGCCAGCGCCTTCTGGATGCGGCAGCCGAGTGGAACCGCAACAGCAACGGCCAGAACCCCAGCGAACTGCGATGA
- a CDS encoding type IV secretory system conjugative DNA transfer family protein, with the protein MTLEEAQRLYDRPAYVQSAGSQDAATLTDAMKAQKNEAAKARSQAILDTALGLGVKAGMAWQLRNIDEAVKRRQREFDTVYDFGHLMIQDRVVPPVITEARDLYNQDGDYALRLSGAYYKIEYQARFSSVAPNWREYLTFPKPDVDRAALMAALLPRDSEEKRVWELAVADGWKQGVEQANLMLQYGLDRMNRDYTGMLRFHSFVMQGKLTMPAIASESIAVTHNGQTMAVDETLLRITTLPEFNGKMANWTSAIKSSSYAAPTVQVAVPLPTPKAEPEKGAITYPAPSPASEVKSLLDAERKE; encoded by the coding sequence ATGACGCTCGAAGAGGCGCAGCGCCTCTACGACCGTCCGGCATACGTGCAGTCGGCGGGGTCGCAAGATGCGGCAACGCTCACCGACGCGATGAAAGCCCAGAAGAACGAGGCTGCCAAGGCGCGATCTCAGGCGATTCTCGACACCGCCCTCGGGCTGGGCGTGAAGGCCGGGATGGCGTGGCAACTGCGCAACATCGACGAGGCCGTCAAGCGTCGTCAGCGTGAGTTCGATACCGTTTACGACTTCGGTCATCTGATGATTCAGGATCGCGTCGTTCCCCCCGTCATCACGGAGGCACGCGATCTCTACAACCAAGACGGCGACTACGCTCTGCGCCTGTCGGGTGCTTACTACAAGATCGAGTACCAAGCCCGTTTCTCTTCTGTCGCTCCCAACTGGCGGGAGTATCTGACGTTTCCAAAGCCTGATGTGGATCGAGCCGCCCTGATGGCGGCATTGCTGCCTCGTGACTCCGAGGAAAAGCGCGTCTGGGAACTGGCTGTCGCTGATGGATGGAAGCAGGGGGTCGAGCAAGCCAACCTGATGCTCCAGTACGGACTGGACAGGATGAACCGGGATTACACCGGAATGCTGCGCTTCCACTCCTTCGTGATGCAAGGCAAGTTGACCATGCCTGCCATTGCAAGCGAGTCCATCGCCGTGACCCACAACGGACAGACGATGGCGGTAGATGAAACCCTGCTGCGCATCACGACCCTGCCGGAGTTCAACGGGAAGATGGCGAATTGGACGAGTGCCATCAAGTCGTCCTCCTACGCGGCTCCCACGGTGCAGGTTGCTGTCCCGCTGCCGACGCCGAAGGCTGAGCCGGAGAAGGGTGCGATCACGTACCCGGCACCGTCTCCGGCCTCCGAGGTGAAGTCCTTGCTGGACGCCGAGAGGAAAGAGTAG
- a CDS encoding ATPase, T2SS/T4P/T4SS family has protein sequence MQQDAHDALSVVPGALLPRAKHLTSYKDPFRFDNPAMFKALMLESLMHNASDIFIQPGLPICARINGTMMALTNRPLDDGEVKHILKWAAGRDTAETDIVSGRAVNARYELFDPEQKDARGARIRYGYRVNASPIQCWGGTSAQIVMRAIPTDPPKYHELGLSEDIVRAATPRDGIVYVAGATGSGKTTTFAAIIRYILENETPISGNLITHEEPIEFTFESVQSRHSIIVQSQVPTHFENFYVANREGMRRKPGLIMIGEMRDEETIRASIEASLTGHPVFGTVHAINVAAVMRRLISRFPENERATAIFDIVETARFIMAQRLVKGTNGKLLAAREYLIFDEESREALIELDQMGKVTSRIKELVEEKGHSFRKEALRLREAGLIDDHVARDLMHT, from the coding sequence ATGCAACAGGATGCTCATGATGCACTCAGCGTCGTGCCGGGTGCTTTGCTGCCACGGGCAAAGCACCTCACGAGCTACAAAGACCCGTTCCGGTTCGACAATCCCGCGATGTTCAAGGCGCTGATGCTGGAATCGCTCATGCACAACGCGAGCGACATCTTCATCCAGCCCGGCCTGCCGATTTGTGCCCGCATCAACGGCACGATGATGGCGCTAACGAACCGTCCCCTTGACGATGGGGAGGTCAAGCACATCCTCAAGTGGGCTGCCGGACGAGACACTGCCGAAACCGACATCGTGTCAGGCAGGGCAGTGAACGCCCGCTACGAGCTTTTCGACCCCGAGCAGAAGGATGCACGCGGGGCGCGAATCCGCTACGGCTACCGGGTGAATGCGTCGCCTATCCAGTGCTGGGGTGGTACTTCGGCCCAGATTGTCATGCGGGCGATCCCGACCGATCCACCGAAGTACCACGAGCTTGGGCTGAGCGAGGATATTGTGAGAGCGGCCACGCCGCGAGACGGGATTGTCTATGTCGCAGGCGCAACCGGCTCAGGCAAGACCACGACCTTTGCGGCCATCATCAGGTACATCCTTGAGAACGAAACGCCGATCTCGGGCAATCTGATTACGCACGAAGAGCCTATCGAATTCACATTCGAGTCGGTGCAAAGCCGCCACTCGATCATCGTGCAGTCTCAAGTCCCCACTCATTTCGAGAACTTCTACGTCGCGAACCGCGAGGGGATGCGCCGCAAGCCGGGCCTCATCATGATCGGTGAAATGCGCGACGAAGAGACGATTCGCGCCTCTATCGAGGCGTCGCTGACGGGGCACCCGGTCTTCGGCACTGTTCACGCCATCAACGTCGCTGCGGTGATGCGCCGTTTGATCTCCCGTTTCCCCGAAAACGAACGCGCCACCGCGATTTTCGACATCGTGGAAACCGCCCGCTTCATCATGGCTCAGCGGCTGGTCAAGGGCACTAACGGCAAGCTGCTCGCCGCCCGCGAGTACCTCATCTTCGACGAAGAGTCTCGCGAGGCGCTGATCGAGCTTGACCAGATGGGCAAAGTCACCAGCAGGATCAAGGAGCTTGTCGAGGAAAAAGGGCATTCGTTCAGGAAGGAGGCGTTGCGTTTACGCGAGGCCGGGCTGATCGACGATCACGTCGCCCGCGACCTGATGCACACCTGA
- a CDS encoding DotG/IcmE/VirB10 family protein, with product MPIQTGSNNPPSPQGGAAAPVNITVPTGQATANQAGAAPQGTQYQGQGQNAQQNAQAEQQARQRLEQELKQAQAERDKYVAAMKEQVLKQAQSLFGEAGQGGLNAQGSYSTVSYYPVNRNNGGGQGGAGAGTATGPLPGMTRTAPDTLGDPSAKLLIKTGNMMYATLDSEVNTDDGGDVLATIRGGKWDGAKIIGRVEQGPNNIRLKFSTMAPQDGRPTMRINAVALREEDAKQGVADDIDHHTFERYTSLAVASLLSGYGRAYSTPIGTTVISPGGTVSTTTTEPTNKQVIGMAVGEMGQAMAQEIRRGFNRPTTYSTPAQKGFGLFFMQDVHEQK from the coding sequence GTGCCGATCCAGACCGGCAGCAACAACCCGCCGTCACCGCAGGGTGGCGCTGCTGCGCCGGTCAACATCACCGTGCCGACCGGGCAGGCCACTGCCAATCAGGCAGGGGCTGCGCCGCAGGGCACTCAGTATCAAGGCCAAGGCCAGAACGCCCAGCAGAACGCTCAAGCCGAGCAGCAGGCACGGCAGCGTCTGGAGCAGGAGTTGAAGCAGGCGCAGGCAGAGCGCGACAAGTATGTCGCTGCGATGAAAGAGCAAGTGCTGAAACAAGCGCAGTCGCTGTTTGGCGAGGCAGGGCAGGGCGGCCTGAATGCGCAAGGATCGTACTCGACCGTCAGCTATTACCCGGTGAACCGCAACAACGGCGGCGGTCAGGGTGGTGCCGGAGCCGGTACTGCCACCGGCCCCTTGCCGGGGATGACGCGCACAGCCCCGGACACGCTTGGCGACCCGAGCGCCAAGCTGCTCATCAAGACCGGCAACATGATGTACGCCACACTCGACTCCGAGGTGAACACCGACGATGGCGGCGACGTGCTCGCGACCATTCGTGGCGGCAAGTGGGACGGTGCCAAGATCATCGGTCGTGTCGAGCAAGGCCCGAACAACATCCGTCTGAAATTCTCGACGATGGCCCCGCAGGATGGCCGCCCGACCATGCGCATTAACGCGGTCGCGCTGCGCGAGGAAGATGCCAAGCAGGGCGTGGCGGATGACATCGACCATCACACCTTCGAGCGTTACACGTCGCTCGCCGTGGCGTCGCTGCTCTCAGGCTATGGCCGGGCCTATTCGACCCCGATTGGCACCACCGTCATCAGTCCCGGCGGCACCGTGAGCACCACCACTACCGAGCCGACGAACAAGCAAGTTATCGGCATGGCAGTGGGCGAGATGGGGCAGGCGATGGCGCAGGAAATCCGTCGCGGCTTCAACCGTCCGACCACCTACTCAACCCCTGCGCAGAAGGGCTTTGGCCTGTTCTTCATGCAGGACGTGCATGAGCAAAAGTAA
- a CDS encoding DotI/IcmL family type IV secretion protein → MSNKEAQGKPSAKQPSASPSAELDEAKLDQLANDMSPGEGAAVLREVARLQQENKALKGRNLRVWTAVGVLSATFFVTVSAGIAWYPKYRYIPTTDNRAICEVSTESDPRVTPATLADYAKDAVVNAYSYDYVNYREALNATAAKWFTDDGRKAFLRSLDESGNLERVLKGRLILRAMATKVPQLEEEGRRGLQRYWVVQVPVAIEFYSGGDQQPRTRQDFLAGVTIVQTPASATNLKGIAVDSISLAPYVARK, encoded by the coding sequence ATGTCCAATAAGGAAGCGCAGGGCAAGCCCTCAGCGAAGCAACCCAGCGCAAGCCCGTCCGCCGAGCTTGATGAAGCGAAGCTGGATCAACTCGCGAACGACATGAGTCCGGGGGAGGGCGCAGCCGTCCTCCGTGAAGTCGCTCGCCTGCAACAAGAGAACAAGGCGCTCAAGGGCCGCAACCTGCGGGTCTGGACTGCTGTAGGCGTCCTGAGTGCAACTTTCTTCGTGACAGTCAGCGCCGGGATCGCGTGGTATCCGAAGTACCGTTACATCCCGACCACGGACAATCGCGCCATCTGTGAAGTCTCCACGGAATCCGACCCCCGCGTGACCCCGGCAACGCTGGCTGACTACGCGAAGGACGCCGTGGTGAATGCCTACTCCTATGACTATGTGAACTACCGCGAGGCGCTGAATGCGACTGCGGCCAAGTGGTTCACGGACGATGGCCGCAAAGCGTTCCTGCGGTCGCTCGACGAGTCCGGCAACCTTGAGCGCGTGCTCAAGGGCCGACTGATCCTGCGTGCGATGGCGACCAAGGTGCCCCAGCTTGAAGAAGAAGGGCGTCGCGGCCTCCAACGCTACTGGGTCGTGCAAGTGCCCGTCGCCATCGAGTTCTATTCCGGTGGCGACCAGCAACCGAGAACCCGTCAAGACTTCTTGGCGGGCGTCACCATCGTTCAAACCCCCGCGTCGGCCACGAACCTCAAGGGCATTGCCGTTGATTCGATCTCGTTGGCCCCGTATGTCGCTAGGAAGTGA